One part of the Macrobrachium nipponense isolate FS-2020 chromosome 38, ASM1510439v2, whole genome shotgun sequence genome encodes these proteins:
- the LOC135209445 gene encoding uncharacterized protein LOC135209445, with the protein MQSDGEVHFQVFPVPLKSTDAAPLPATLLIAIAVVATSVVILGTFFGCRFFWKKRNGGPTDGATSAMFSINNPSSADEGIVPTQEHFGAVSHPEPPRPSSCHDSENSLYGAIIPR; encoded by the exons ATGCAAAGCGACGGCGAAGTTCACTTCCAAGTGTTCCCCGTTCCTTTGAAGTCAACAG ATGCAGCCCCACTGCCAGCCACACTCCTCATCGCCATAGCAGTCGTAGCAACCTCTGTGGTCATTCTGGGAACTTTCTTTGGATGCAGGTTCTTCTGGAAGAAGAGAAACGGAGGACCAACTGATG GTGCAACATCTGCAATGTTCAGCATCAACAACCCCAGCTCTGCCGATGAAGGAATAGTACCAACACAAGAACACTTCGGAGCAGTTTCTCACCCAGAACCCCCCAGACCAAGTTCATGTCATGACAGTGAAAACAGCCTTTATGGCGCAATCATCCCCCGTTGA